In Trichoderma breve strain T069 chromosome 4, whole genome shotgun sequence, the following proteins share a genomic window:
- a CDS encoding enoyl-(Acyl carrier protein) reductase domain-containing protein, whose amino-acid sequence MAFAGKVYAVTGGASGIGLATVKLLAEQGAIVCFADVNTNALAEAEAYLKEKGAKFTATKVDVSKKTEVEGWIEGIVKTFGQLDGAANIAGIIGKHHSIHSVGELDDDEWDKIIAVNLTGCMYCMRAELRNIKDGGSIVNMASIQGITGLAYHGAYGASKHGVVGLTRIAAKEYGKREVRVNAVAPGSIYTPMMQQSWDATGRPADAPFDDPTAFQRQGKPEEVAKVVLFLLGPDSTFVSGSVYSVDGAWI is encoded by the exons ATGGCCTTTGCAGGCAAGGTTTACGCCGTCACTGGCGGTGCAAGCGGAATTGGACTAGCCACGGTGAAGCTATTGGCTGAGCAAGGTGCCATCGTGTGCTTCGCAGACGTCAACACAAACGCCCTGGCAGAGGCCGAGGCTTAcctgaaagaaaagggggcaaaGTTCACAGCAACCAAGGTAGACGTATCGAAAAAGACAGAGGTAGAAGGCTGGATCGAGGGCATTGTCAAGACGTTCGGACAGTTGGATGGCGCCGCCAACATTGCGGGCATCATCGGCAAGCACCACTCCATCCATTCGGTCGGGGAActggacgacgacgaatggGACAAGATCATCGCGGTGAACTTGACCGGGTGCATGTACTGCATGAGAGCTGAGCTCCGAAATATCAAAGACGGCGGCTCCATTGTCAATATGGCTTCGATCCAAGGCATTACGG GTCTGGCCTATCACGGAGCGTATGGTGCCAGTAAGCATGGGGTTGTTGGCCTGACTCGAATAGCGGCCAAGGAGTATGGCAAGCGGGAGGTGAGGGTGAATGCAGTGGCCCCTGGATCAATCTACACACCAATGATGCAGCAGTCTTGGGACGCGACTGGACGCCCTGCAGACGCCCCTTTTGATGATCCCACTGCCTTCCAGAGGCAAGGAAAGCCAGAGGAGGTTGCCAAGGTTGTTCTGTTCTTATTGGGTCCTGACAGCACCTTTGTCAGTGGTAGTGTGTACTCGGTAGATGGTGCATGGATTTGA
- a CDS encoding mpv17 / PMP22 family domain-containing protein, with translation MILDSKVTEATIQATLLNGLSGVCAQGITAYRTKSFDEVELESILRFVIYSALVTPPNYKWQEFLERKWPSRTPIDEPSPDSKSDSKSSEKLSQAVVKDRLNLTNTAVKFILDQSISAPLNTVAFLYLMGGMTFQSNAQIWSNIQNDFWPMLIAGYRVWPLVGLLNLSVVPFDYRQLVGSTAGLFWGIFLSLNKMT, from the exons ATGATATTGGATTCCAAAGTTACCGAGGCCACGATCCAGGCTACGCTCCTCAATGGATTATCTGGAGTATGCGCTCAGGGCATCACCGCCTACAGGACCAAG TCGTTCGACGAAGTTGAGCTAGAATCCATTCTGCGATTTGTCATATATTCAGCTCTTGTTACACCCCCCAATTACAAGTGGCAAGAATTCCTGGAACGCAAATGGCCGTCCAGAACACCTATCGATGAACCTTCTCCGGACTCAAAATCGGATTCAAAATCATCGGAAAAGCTCAGCCAGGCCGTAGTCAAAGACCGCCTCAACTTAACTAATACGGCAGTCAAGTTCATATTAGACCAGTCGATTAGCGCACCGCTTAATACGGTAGCTTTTCTATATCTCATGGGTGGTATGACATTCCAGAGTAATGCTCAGATTTGGAGCAATATCCAGAAT GATTTCTGGCCCATGCTAATTGCGGGATATCGCGTGTGGCCCCTCGTTGGGCTGTTGAACTTGAGTGTCGTGCCATTTGACTACCGGCAGCTAGTTGGCAGCACGGCGGGCCTGTTTTGGGGGATTTTCTTAAGTCTCAACAAAATGACATAG
- a CDS encoding sugar transporter domain-containing protein, with translation MEKGAVSTLHEESLPIEAGEKAGINEIADNAKNAAEHEHELTPMQAVRKYPKAIFWCLLISACVIMEGYDTSLLGNFYAYPEFAKRYGKFNEVSGNYQLTAPWQAGLSNASGVGSFFGTLLNGYLVHKFGHLRVISGALFFLSCFVFIVFFAPNTTVLLVGELLCGFPWGIFATTAPAYASEVLPMALRTYLTSWTNMCFIIGQLIASGVLAGLVNNTTQWSYRIPFALQWFWPVVLGPILFFAPETPWHLVRVGKIEEAKKSLRALRTNPTEEEIQESLNLIIYTNNLEEQLEVGTSYWDCFKGFELRRTEISCMCMVGQVLCGISFAYNSTYFFQQIGLTPTQTYHLNVGGTGMALFGTLVCWFFIMPNFGYRTTYWVGMGGMCAILVLIGGLNARTSEHSFAMAQAVLTLVWTLIFQLSVGQLGWALPAELGSTRLRQKTICLARNSYAITGVVSGVLQPYFMNPSEWNLKGYTGFVWGGTCFLMTVWAYFRLPESKGRTYEELDVLFARRVSARKFANYKIDAFNDDTLA, from the coding sequence ATGGAAAAGGGCGCCGTGTCCACTCTCCACGAGGAGAGCCTCCCCATTGAGGCGGGGGAAAAGGCTGGGATCAACGAGATCGCGGATAACGCGAAGAACGCCGCCGAGCATGAGCACGAGCTGACGCCGATGCAAGCTGTTCGAAAATACCCAAAGGCTATCTTCTGGTGTCTCCTTATCTCGGCCTGTGTTATCATGGAGGGTTACGACACAAGCTTGCTCGGTAACTTCTACGCGTATCCCGAGTTTGCGAAGCGATACGGAAAATTCAACGAAGTCTCTGGCAACTACCAGTTGACGGCGCCATGGCAAGCCGGCCTGAGCAACGCCTCTGGTGTTGGCTCCTTCTTCGGAACCCTTCTCAACGGCTACCTCGTCCACAAGTTTGGCCATCTACGTGTCATCTCGGgcgccctcttcttcctcagctgCTTCGTCTTtatcgtcttcttcgcccccAATACTACTGTGCTTCTAGTGGGTGAGCTGCTTTGCGGTTTCCCCTGGGGAATCTTCGCCACGACCGCCCCTGCCTACGCATCTGAGGTTTTGCCCATGGCGCTACGAACCTACCTTACTAGCTGGACGAACATGTGCTTCATCATTGGACAGCTGATTGCGTCTGGAGTTCTGGCTGGATTGGTTAACAACACCACTCAGTGGTCGTACAGAATCCCCTTTGCCCTTCAGTGGTTCTGGCCTGTTGTCTTGGGTCctatcctcttcttcgccccTGAGACTCCGTGGCACCTTGTCCGAGTTGGAAAGATTGAGGAAGCTAAGAAATCTCTCCGAGCTCTGCGTACTAACCCTACCGAGGAGGAAATTCAAGAATCtctcaacctcatcatctaCACCAACAACCTCGAGGAGCAACTGGAGGTTGGAACCTCATACTGGGATTGCTTCAAGGGCTTCGAGCTGCGCCGCACTGAAATCTCGTGCATGTGCATGGTTGGCCAGGTTCTTTGCGGTATTTCCTTTGCTTACAACTCGACCTACTTCTTCCAGCAAATCGGCTTGACCCCTACGCAGACCTACCACCTTAACGTTGGTGGTACTGGAATGGCTCTCTTCGGTACGCTTGTCTGTTGGTTCTTCATCATGCCCAACTTCGGCTACCGAACCACCTACTGGGTCGGGATGGGAGGCATGTGCGCCATTCTCGTCCTCATCGGTGGCTTGAACGCCCGCACCAGCGAGCACTCTTTTGCCATGGCTCAGGCTGTTCTCACCCTTGTCTGGACTCTCATCTTCCAGCTTTCTGTCGGCCAACTTGGATGGGCTCTCCCTGCCGAACTCGGATCCACTCGTCTGCGCCAGAAGACTATCTGCCTCGCCCGAAACTCATATGCCATCACTGGTGTCGTTTCTGGCGTTCTCCAGCCTTACTTCATGAACCCCTCTGAATGGAACCTCAAGGGCTACACCGGCTTCGTCTGGGGTGGCACTTGCTTCTTGATGACTGTCTGGGCCTATTTCCGTCTCCCCGAATCCAAGGGCCGCACTTATGAGGAACTTGATGTCCTCTTCGCCAGAAGGGTTTCCGCTCGCAAGTTTGCCAATTACAAGATCGATGCCTTCAACGACGACACCTTGGCATAA
- a CDS encoding fungal specific transcription factor domain-containing protein, which yields MDGYMISVADHDGAHPSTPPRQAGRDHRDSKRMRVTRACDRCKKRKIRCTGLQPCRLCIEANASCTYDAAYTRGRHGAMASRRSNRASPPPQPPSEQQHHERQQSESSRWHAANRQSPGVSRQQHQQQQSNGDPPDSYSALGDPTQPGTEPLSRASPEPVQTDLEGHYVGPSSGVSFLLRIQKRLDQNVSFPQGSSIFTFGDAPLPYLDSLQTEAPYFDPTLYMMLSRSDTTRLVQRYFDFAVPVDRFLHQQTIETWLDELYETKGKMHNSEDASTRTAVLFMVFALAQAHMSPRPTSDDADLSVRYFLAAHQLLSREQGAIRLASIQARLLQCLWLLSESRINHCWNLFGTAARLAYAIGLHRKRHADRIDRIEVECRRRTFWSAYALDNYLSMALGRPRTFHDDDIDQELPSCVDDHQIYADHIRQGSTHGQSVMLGPVAYAKMSRILSMILRNVYSIHTTSRNDKHAFATIHTKELIEWRADVAHFLDPVTNMPLIPIFQRQKNVLNLAYWHTMILTHRPFLLRNFAQLQNGSRPRRDDHEFESLNDMYQGGQLFRAYWFTSYFAFSAAVILYVYTIQKSNEPEESYSGYLAAATRCQDQLSNLTEDGSLIARYCLVLEELRLEALRQTKQGQLNNARSPTQRQTTAMTNTGNGADTYGTTDDGTMVTELGANMTDMGAIGDIYVTPTDSLAEMTGWAQFDAMVSVSMDGFQLNI from the exons ATGGACGGGTACATGATATCCGTTGCCGATCACGACGGCGCACACCCGTCGACGCCTCCGCGCCAGGCGGGTAGAGACCACAGAGACTCGAAGCGGATGCGGGTGACGCGTGCCTGCGACAGGTGCAAGAA GAGAAAGATTCGCTGTACGGGATTGCAGCCGTGTCGGCTATGCATCGAGGCCAATGCAAGTTGTACATACGATGCCGCCTACACTCGCGGCAGACACGGCGCGATGGCCTCTCGCCGGAGCAACCGCGCCtctccgccgccgcagccgccgaGCGAGCAGCAACACCATGAGCGCCAGCAGTCCGAGTCATCGCGATGGCACGCCGCCAACCGCCAGAGCCCCGGAGTGAgccggcagcagcaccagcagcagcagtccaACGGCGACCCTCCGGACTCTTACTCTGCCCTCGGGGACCCCACACAGCCCGGCACAGAGCCGTTATCACGGGCCTCTCCGGAACCTGTGCAGACCGATCTCGAGGGCCACTATGTCGGGCCATCCTCCGGAGTCTCGTTCCTGCTCAGGATTCAAAAGCGGCTAGACCAGAACGTGTCGTTTCCGCAAGgatcctccatcttcacctttgGCGATGCTCCCTTGCCCTATCTCGACTCGCTGCAGACTGAGGCGCCGTACTTTGACCCAACCCTGTATATGATGCTGTCTAGAAGTGATACCACGCGTCTCGTCCAGAGGTACTTTGACTTTGCCGTTCCCGTGGACAGGTTCCTCCACCAGCAGACCATAGAGACATGGCTTGACGAGCTGTATGAGACAAAGGGGAAGATGCATAATAGCGAGGACGCATCCACCCGGACGGCAGTCTTGTTCATGGTGTTTGCTCTTGCCCAGGCGCACATGAGCCCGAGGCCCACATCTGACGATGCCGACCTTAG CGTTCGGTATTTCCTTGCGGCACACCAGCTGCTGTCAAGAGAACAGGGAGCCATCCGCCTGGCAAGCATCCAAGCCCGATTGCTGCAGTGCCTCTGGCTCCTGTCTGAGTCACGGATAAACCACTGCTGGAACCTCTTTGGAACTGCTGCGCGCCTTGCCTATGCCATTGGCTTACACAGAAAGCGCCATGCTGATCGAATTGACCGTATCGAAGTAGAATGTCGGCGAAGGACATTCTGGAGCGCATATGCTTTGGATAACTATCTTAGCATGGCCCTTGGAAGACCACGGACGtttcatgatgatgatatagACCAGGAGCTACCATCGTGCGTGGATGATCACCAGATTTATGCCGATCACATCAGACAGGGCAGCACCCATGGACAATCGGTGATGTTGGGGCCAGTTGCTTATGCCAA AATGTCGCGGATATTGAGCATGATTCTTCGCAACGTCTATTCTATCCACACAACCTCGCGAAATGACAAGCACGCCTTTGCAACCATTCATACAAAGGAACTCATCGAGTGGCGAGCAGACGTCGCTCATTTTCTGGACCCGGTGACTAACATGCCACTGATACCCATCTTTCAGCGCCAGAAGAACGTCCTGAATCTGGCTTATTGGCACACCATGATTCTCACTCACCGGCCGTTTCTACTTCGCAACTTTGCACAGCTGCAGAATGGCAGCCGGCCGCGACGTGATGACCACGAATTCGAATCGC TTAATGACATGTACCAAGGAGGCCAGCTTTTCCGAGCATACTGG TTCACCTCGTATTTCGCCTTTTCTGCTGCGGTCATTCTCTATGTTTACACTATCCAGAAGAGCAACGAACCTGAAGAATCATATTCTGGTTATCTTGCGGCCGCAACTCGTTGTCAAGATCAGCTGTCCAATCTCACGGAAGATGGGTCTTTGATCGCACGATACTGTTTGGTGCTGGAAGAGCTACGCCTCGAAGCGCTGAGACAGACCAAACAAGGCCAGCTTAATAATGCGCGTTCGCCAACACAAAGGCAGACCACTGCAATGACAAACACCGGCAATGGAGCAGACACATATGGAACAACTGACGATGGGACAATGGTTACGGAGCTAGGGGCGAATATGACGGACATGGGCGCAATTGGCGATATCTACGTGACTCCTACCGATTCTCTCGCCGAGATGACAGGCTGGGCTCAGTTTGATGCAATGGTTAGCGTTTCTATGGACGGATTCCAGCTGAATATCTAA
- a CDS encoding POT family domain-containing protein, whose product MNADHVADGPTHERGTAEILSGAAPIESEELGVAFDTLHDDIEKVSLESPDGREPTEEEKITLRKVAGSIPAISWVLCVAELAERASYYGASQVFNDYMQFPLPEGGNGSGAVPKSDPNGHAGALNQGLQFASAFSTLFTFLAYVFPILGAYIADTRLGRFKTILVGVIIGAVAHVIMIGGAAPSLLKAGKGLAPFIVSFFTLAIGAGIFKPNVAPTVIDQYTNQRQVIKVLKSGEKVIVDPERTIQRVMLIFYAMINVGAFFAIATTYTEKYVGFWLSFLLPGIVYFLLPFLLLAVYKRLVVKKPNGSELTNFFKIVWAGLRYNKFQVWKKDFWTVASPTKLAERGIQVTWTDRSVLDVQRTFEACVIFLYFPIYNINDGGVGAVQSNQGASMTNNGAPTDLLGNFNPLVIIALAPVLSYGLYPLLAKYGIKFGPIRRMTFGFMLAAISGAIGAIVQWRVYETSPCGYQASTCDDVSPINIWWQIPNVALGAISELFCNVTAYEMAYARSPPHLKSVVMSLFLFTTALSSALGEILIPAIVDPHLIWVWAGPAIALFVQTIVFWLRHHKLDDDIYMLEQETPTQSQAQLTQTRESEPEQETVVRDVEKA is encoded by the exons ATGA ATGCAGACCACGTTGCTGACGGTCCCACGCATGAGCGTGGCACCGCAGAGATACTCTCCGGCGCGGCCCCAATCGAGAGCGAGGAGCTCGGAGTCGCTTTCGATACGCTCCATGACGATATCGAAAAGGTCTCCCTAGAAAGCCCCGATGGCCGAGAACCgacagaggaggagaagattacTCTCCGCAAGGTCGCCGGATCTATTCCTGCCATCTCTTGGGTGCTCTGTGTGGCCGAGCTTGCTGAGCGTGCGAGTTACTATGGCGCCAGTCAGGTGTTCAACGATTATATGCAGTTTCCTCTGCCCGAGGGCGGCAATGGTAGCGGAGCTGTCCCGAAGAGCGATCCCAACGGCCATGCTGGTGCATT GAACCAAGGTCTTCAGTTCGCCTCAGCCTTTAGCACTTTGTTCACGTTCTTGGCCTATGTCTTTCCCATCCTCGGTGCCTATATCGCAGACACGCGCCTCGGCAGATT CAAGACGATTCTCGTCGGCGTCATCATTGGTGCTGTTGCCCACGTCATTATGATTGGTGGTGCTGCTCCATCCCTTCTCAAAGCCGGCAAGGGTCTCGCGCCATTCATCGTCTCGTTCTTCACTCTGGCCATCGGTGCTGGTATCTTCAAGCCTAATGTCGCACCGACTGTCATCGACCAGTACACCAACCAGCGGCAAGTGATCAAGGTGCTCAAGTCGGGAGAAAAGGTCATCGTCGATCCCGAGCGCACGATTCAACGGGTGATGCTCATCTTCTATGCCATGATCAACGTCGgcgccttcttcgccattgCAACCACGTACACTGAGAAATATGTCGGCTTCTGGTTGTCCTTCCTCTTGCCAGGCATTGTGTACTTCTTGCTCCCCTTCCTTCTGTTGGCAGTGTACAAGAGACTCGTCGTCAAGAAGCCAAATGGATCTGAGCTgaccaacttcttcaagattgTTTGGGCTGGTCTCAGATACAATAAATTCCAGGTTTGGAAGAAGGACTTTTGGACTGTTGCTTCCCCCACCAAGCTGGCGGAGCGCGGCATCCAGGTAACGTGGACTGACCGATCTGTGCTGGATGTGCAGCGTACATTTGAGGCCTGTGTCATCTTCTTATACTTTCCCATCTACAACATCAACGATGGAGGCGTTGGTGCTGTGCAGTCGAACCAGGGTGCGTCCATGACGAACAATGGAGCGCCGACTGATCTTCTCGGCAACTTCAACcctctcgtcatcatcgcccttgCGCCGGTTCTGTCGTACGGTTTGTATCCGCTCTTGGCCAAATACGGCATCAAGTTCGGCCCGATCCGCCGTATGACATTCGGCTTCATGCTTGCGGCAATCTCCGGTGCCATCGGTGCCATTGTTCAGTGGAGAGTGTATGAGACGAGCCCCTGTGGTTATCAGGCCAGCACTTGTGACGACGTGTCGCCCATCAACATCTGGTGGCAGATTCCCAATGTCGCCCTTGGTGCTATTTCCGAGCTCTTTTGCAACGTGACTGCGTACGAGATGGCATATGCGCGCTCTCCACCTCATCTCAAGTCGGTCGtcatgtctctcttcttgttcactACCGCTTTGTCGAGTGCACTTGGCGAGATCCTAATTCCAGCCATTGTCGACCCGCATTTGATT TGGGTTTGGGCCGGCCCAGCAATTGCACTCTTTGTCCAGACGATTGTCTTCTGGCTTAGACACCAcaagcttgatgatgatatttATATGTTGGAACAAGAGACGCCTACCCAGTCCCAGGCCCAGCTCACACAAACGCGTGAGTCGGAGCCGGAGCAAGAAACGGTGGTTAGAGATGTTGAGAAGGCATAA